The DNA region AAAGTGACAGAACAGCTCGGAGATAGAAGCAGTTAACTCAGCAACATGAGTTGGTTATTTGGGAATAAGAACAAAAACACGTCGTCCTCTCAAACAAATTTACAAGCCCACAGAACAAAACAGATCGATTCACTGAAGAAGGCGAATCTAAAGTAAGACTTTTGATATGTGTATATATGACTCATAATAGttactttgtttatatttaggATACCTATGAAATGACACGTGAACATGATGAAATGGTATTCAATTGCATTTAGCTGTTTAAAATAgtaatctttgaaaattttgcaCGAGTCTTTTTttcgttgatttttttaatagccctgatttttataatcattttctCCCCTTTTCACAGCCCAATAGAAGTGATACCCAATACAGAATACAGAATCACATTTGCATCAGGGGGTATCAACATAACATTAGTAGTGTAAgttaattcaaaaaataatatgaagaAAGTGAGAAGCGATCCATTGGTGATTTAAAACCACTGATTCTGTTTATTATGAGAAATGTGAAAATGAAAACCGTGAAAATGCATACAGTGTATAagtagaaaagaaaaaaatatgactttGATTTTTAGATCCCTCCCACCACTGTTTCCTCAAGACCAACCATCAATTTCTGTTCACCCACCTATTTATCACCAATGGGTAGATTCACAGTCCAAGATCACCAATTGCCCAAGTCTTTCATCCGTAAGTAtttgtatttgttaaaaaatctcATGCTTCACTGCATGAAACTTGAAACTTATGATAGCTTGTAAGTTAATAAACTTTTTTGggatacattaattttattaaggGTTAATGGTATTTGCTATTATTGTATGATAATTTAGAAATTTTCatgtttgaaattcattttctcTTGCACATGTATATTCATGCTTCGTGTTTTGCATCTTTGTAGTTCTCAATGCATTCCAGTCTAGCTGTGATAGTACAATCCATCATTGATGAATTCAAGTCACACCCTCCACAACTGCAATCACACAACTTGTAAGCTACTTTTAATTATCCTCATTATTGATATATTGCATGTTTAACGGTTACTGTTATGAAATGCAAGCATCATAGTTTTATGTAAATTTCGAACAGTAATATAAGTGAAATAGCTCCAATAAACATCTTTTACATTGATTCCTTTGATAAATGTATCTCATTACAGTCTCAATGCTTCATGTATGACCACTTTATTTAGCTGTACCTAACAAAAACAGTCAAACTTTATTATCTGAAACTAGATGAgacagagaaaatctttgaaatatcAGATGATTCAAGAtaaatagattaaatacataaagaAACTGTGATTGGGACTTCAAGCttactttgacatatccataaTATTCATGTTACTGAAGTCAGTTATATCAATGTTCATCTGTTGTTTGACTTCATTTTCAGTGGTGTAGTTGGACGGCCTCCGTTTCCTCCAGCTACAACCTCCATGTCTAGCTTTACGGCTTCGGGGGGAATGCCAGAATACTACCAGTCTCCAGGGGGTCACTTTGGGACCAATCAAACAGAATCCATGCAAGTGGCAGAAAATTCCTCAGAGGTAATGGGAAATATCAGgcaaaaaaacatattttcaagAGAAATGTCCAaaatcaccatttttttttgcatataaaaCTTTCATATTTAAATGTCATTGATATGATAAGTAATttcacatgtataaaaaaaacttcatataccggtacttttttaaatttaatttctcagagagagagagagagagagagagagagagaaggaagtaaatatatttcttttaaaaatattttactctttataattattcatgGTACTCTGTATCTTACAGGAATCGCTGTCTTTAGATAAAGTTCCTGATGTATTTGCTGCCTTTCCTGATCTTAAAACTAAAAGGTAATTCCCGTACATACACATCAGAATTCGGGTTGTTGATTCACAtgcaataacatttttatgatattttcacCCCCTGTTTTTCTCTTGGAAAAGTTTTGTCATCTGTCTTCTTCttcactttttctttttttcttctagtCTTACCGAGTTATTTGAATTACAAGATGAAGAAGACAAAATCTTAGAAATGATTCAGAAACTTCCTCACGTAACAAAATTTGCTGAGGAGAGGGAGAAGATTTCTAATGAATGTATTGAGCTTGCAAGTGAGTTTTTTTCTCCCtatcttgtttgtttgttaaaaattggtGTGTGGTACTTCATACAAAATGATATAGATTGATGATCCTATTTACTATATGTACAATGTTGCTAAGAATTGTATCTATTACAAATTTATATGTTCAATGCATTTGAAGTGTTTCCAACATGCAGATTAAgttgtttttatgtaaatttttggaGGAAGGTGATTTGGTCACATATGATACATAGATACTGTATGTGCCTTGTCATATATTCTACATTTCCACTGAATTTGTAAGATGTACATAACTGTGATATTGTTTTATagtaaaataatatgaaattggaaataaaaaatattattttattattatgtcATTGTATTGTAGGAGCTAATTTAAGCTATAAGCCTGTACTAGAGCAGCACAGACAGTGGATTTTGGAGAAGgtatttaaaaactgaaatacaTACTGAAATACATATATGGAAATCATGTGTACGTTAAAGAAAGGAGGTTTTcacaatatgcatgtacattttttcttaaagaaaaaccTCTATCAGAAAACTGAAGAAGAATTCCAGAGGAATCAGCAGAGACTGATGTCTAAGTCTGAGGACTTTCACCCCTCGGTTATCCAGAACAACTTGAAGGTAGCACTAATGGAAGCAGAAGAGGAGTCCGAGAATATTGTTGAGCAGTTCTTAGAAAGTGTGTTTTCGCTTTAAAAGCTGATTTCCTGTTATACACTTCAGAAATATGCTATTTGTACTTTTGAATGTCTACTTGTTTAATAACATctgatacatgtagatgtaaatgAAGTACATTCACTATTTTTATTTGTCAATCTTTTCACTCCTTAGAAAAAATGGACGTTGAAGAGTTTAAGCAGAGATTCATTCAAACTAGAAGTGTAAGTACACTTtgaaatttcaatgatatttaaatcaattttctacCAGTACTTCTATTATGATAGCAATAAATTTCATGTTTAACTTGTGTTTATTTTCTAGTTATGTCATGCCAGGAGAGCAAAGGACGAGAAGTTGACTCACATCCTTGTACAACAAGGATACAGTAATTGATTCATTTGTTGAAACCAACGACAAAATACCTGGTGAAGCCCAAACActtatttctgaaaatattcagtcattattttattgttcaaTGAAGCTAActtattggaaattttgaaTGGGCAGGGTCTTATACCtgttgtacaatgtacatttatataaatgGAGTAGACATCAAAATATGGATGGCTTTCTTTGAAATCCtattatactgtacatgtacttgcaagAGAAAACTAACTCTTTGCTCTGTGAGATTGTTGATCTTGAGTTTGAGTCCTATTAATAGGGCGTCCATTTGATGGCTGtgattttattcatgttttgcTACGCTTCCACTAGTGGTGAATGACTTGTTgtacacagtacatgtacatattcacGTGTGAAGTTGTCATGATCTCTGTCAAACTGTGTCATTCACATACCTCTTAAAGCTCTTGTGTctgtaacatatacatgtaattcaacaATATACTGTATTCTGGGAAATATTCCCCCcttttattttcaccccttaTGCCCTCGTTGTCATCAGCAAATTTATCTCTCTTTATAATCCCTACTGTgtgaattcaagatggggcagaattgtttgcaagtgtagaggGCAAAATTTacatggggcgaaaataaccctgaaTACAGAAATAACGTGtatgaattgaaattgtttttatatgatgattttaatacatgcattataaagttgattttgttttaaatgtatgtttcaCTGTTTATTGCTTAAGAATATATTGTAAAGTAGTACAATGTACTTGCATGTACCAAAATTTATTTGTAACATCTTATGTGTGAATTTTGGCTCTGATCCATATCAATTTTATTGGATTGTGATGTTTCATTTTAAGATCCATTTACTTGGATTTTATATGCCTAAAAAATACCAGAAAAAATGTACACGTTTATAAGTTTCACGTTTAACATTTGCCACGacaattcaaatgaatttcaatTGAGATACTGAAAACAGCCGGATTTCTTTTGCCATAGGtcatatatgcatgtacaaggAAGCGGAATTTACTTCCTCTGCAACTCCCAATCAAGAGATAAAATTACAACGTAGTCATGCAGATCCAGATTTATGTGTTCTTCCACTAAGTTTACACCAAACATCCCTGCAATCCTTGTTGAATTGTACTCACTGAaaccttttatttattaaacaaattgtTTACCTGTGTACAAACTAGAAGAATATAATGCAGAATGAAAAAATGTAGATggaattttagttttaaatataataaccCTTGTTCTGGTTCTGGTACCAATTTAAGCAGATAACACACAGTTAAAGTTTTGATCCATAACATCATTAACATGTGTACTCACAAATTAAAACACACCAGACTTACTGCTGGACAAGAAGATCTTGGTGTCAACATTTATGGAAATAATAGCTTTTTCAATCCTGATATCATGGATATGTACCGTATTTGTAGTCAGTATGTACAGGTATTTGATAATCAACGTTTATGACTGCATTTGTACTATTGATAATAAGTGTGTTAATGTaccttacatgtatgttgaacaCGAGTTCTGAGAACTGATTACCGTAGCAGTTTTGTGTTAGTGTGTACTGTGTACAAGATGTGGCAGTTAAGTGATAGCATGTCAGTATATCATTTTGTTACCAGATGAGAGACAgttgttttgaataaatattgttaccataatggttttttttttctttttatatgctCATCATAATTTGCATTACTTTACtggtgccagatagctcagctGGTATAGCACCTGACTAGAGCATTCAGGGAGCACAACAGTGTCGCAAACCACAgccagtacatgtatgtatgatcATCTCCTTCTGGCAATGGTGTAGTTCACGAAGTTCATCAACCTGTGCAAGTATAAAGCATAATTATATAGTTGAGATTGATCGACTTTTGATATGACCTTTCATCAACTTAGATGTTGAAATTAAACTATATTTAATAACCCTTCCACGAAAACTGGacaagcatacatgtattttgttcagttattaaggtcttccgttggaaacggaagacctttctattattgtgcgggttaagatttttcttatttttcttttttttttttgtttcctagacgcgaactttgagacttcatatcttgctcatttctgaacggtttttgctcaaattttcagggctagtgcactttacaaaacactatcttaagcaattcataaaatttagaattcccttttcgttaaagagttattccccttttaaatttttttagggccttttgtttccagacaaaggctccgagactatgatagcagggaatgggaatccaacgaatttgaatagcagagacattgtagtggtgCACATAGGTTTTTGTTTTACGATTACTTTCCTTATttagaaaaaggtagggggtcaaaaaacaggattcaaaaaattgcaaaaatttagacatattttcctttatatcttttaaacgaaaaataatttgttaaaacatgtagaataaaagttgtgcagaatatcaagggctttcatttgacaccaataaaaaagggctggccccttaaattaagggccaatagcccctaaaagtttttgcttaataactcaaaaacggttaggattttgatatggctgtcgctggaaaagttgtttgttgggatctcattaaggtcgtaacaatattattttgtaagtgatttgtgtagtatgagtgtaaaaagctttacatgttgacatgtacctggtttcatttgacaagtaaacgaaagtctttgtgcgtacaactggcataaagttgccgcagaaagtatgctggtttatacaggaggcaataatttataagaatatttttgtttgttggagtacatgctttttttttaggagtttaagtcattgttgttaagttcttatagtgcacaatcattaaaaacggcaattggaaaacaaaacattctttttcttttctagtaaaccacaaaatatggaattaaaaaactctatgcattacattttatttattaactccatgcatttaaaatctaccttgaatcagagctgtgtgtatgtgtaccattacgtaagttctccctcgcccgcggccgagaaaatcggtcaccatgctcgcggctggactacctagcggtcagcggttatctaatacacgagagctgtgtctctcatatacatgtatgagtttatttagccgcgaactcaagaattggttTCGTTTTGAATACACATATTAATTtgttatggattaaacgattgggtgtcaattaagaaatcattcagttaattaataaaggcaatgtcattctcaatctaaagcaatatagACAccgatcaattgtgggttttaagtttaaaacaaataacttctatttgatagagtaatgtatggtcattatactgcaaacttttcaaatcttcctgggttctgagctgtgcctgtctgtgcgttgtacatgtacctttacgtaatatatccttcgcccacggccggtgagatcagccacggctgcactacctagcggtaattaagcggttatctaatagaCAAGATTTTCACACCGCGACGCaaacttacatgcatatgaacgtgtttgagttaatatagccgtaaaaaCGGGAactccatcttgtatttattcaattgaacatttgagtgtaaatgaatattaataagcgATAtaactccaaatcggaaacatcgtcagacataaattaatggttagtttgtttatgtaaaatattttaaaaactgtacaaataatgttttaaatcaccccccccccccacacacacacacacaaatagtaaAGCTTTAAATGGtaatcatccctcgcacatggctgaggagaaccggcgcgagtggacaagtaatccgcggtcggttcgtgttcttcaacatgtaccttatcacgcgttcatgtttcatattttgcacggacacaactatattttattatgttttcaactagtatattcgtttaagatgaaaagataaattcattaaacttgtacagttgattaagcattgatttatagatagcgtacaaggtagtttaaaaatcaaattataatcaaagttctaTGTAACATgattgcggtaggtgctagcacgataaaaaaaatgtcctgaattgaggcattcaattatctttttttaaaaattttcacatgaattttaaacaactttagattagattctatcggtcacatattaatcacttctgtagtttttctacatggtcgttcgtttgtttgtagaagcgaactcattgctgccccccccccccccccccccccccccctcccgttccgctgacaggagctcgcgctggatttttttaattgtcaagatctatcgaaaataatttttggtggcttcttttcatgtgtaacattttgtttcaccttcccacccgtttgttttttcggtcagtctgtgtaaattcaatcgccacgtgcgaccgagaatcttgtgtcgcttcagcgcacacagctctgaacatatatagccccaggtcatcaattgttatataattgagtaacagttgaaattgtgcttttacataaaataataaatgataaaatcatccagaaaaaagttaccgtaactcaatagtcaataccaaaaataaaatccgtatgattgcaaactgaaatcggtttttcagtattcggtgggatttgatttttctgctaacatggtttcagagattacgatgtaaaaacacaaacagtaaatacacctgatattatttacattgataatgttgaaaaatatttaaaattaaattagtcacaatCGTAAGATTAAAATGTTCTACAaacaaccgattatttttttcctatgtcgtatcattcgtaaataagtatgttctgtacatatatatacatgtacctcagaaaaaaatcaaatgattacacaaaaaagaaagttgtaattagtatttcggattttttttctgaaagtaatttcacattgtattgaaaagaacaagaaataaaaatgatttaattttttgactcaatattcgtatatattaccggcgcttcgtacatgttaaacggcgtacagtgtatagattattataatCTGTTCGAATTAAATAACatgcgtaaagattcccataataataactagtaattgcatgactgtgtacattgtaggcaaatccctgtgtgttaattacttctaagactctttgttttccgttaacagtggtttaaataattttcagataattaataaaatttttgtaatttaaattgtatgcttcatcaaatactgattccgattaccttgaagtaattaattttccattggctattgacaaaaaaaaaagaaacgctTGActatccaatgaaaacaaatacacagagtttgattgacaggttcagccaggtgcaggagacacccgatgtccgaggttatgtgtgctgcttgtacaaagtcgaatggtctcagtaagagttatcggtgtaaataaataaaaaaatatatatgcttatcaaaacatgaccGTTTAAGTTACAGCGAAGTACGTTGAAGCGTTTATAGGGttttactccagaaaagtttatacctaatgttttgactgacctttgtccaatcagatcgtagctgggcggagttaagacattgccgctcgtgacttgaatgagagaaagaaaagagagagagagagtgaattgagtaaattataagtggtggcgataaaggaataatcattagttataaacttgcaaacaaattatttaaagtctgtatataaaaattacatgaatatcctatattgtataactttaaagcgttttaaagaacgattgtgaaaatttcttcggccgcgcgccgtcgacaacatgcacatggataagaatgacgtagcttatatccaactaaatttcctagcatggagtccgagaatacggacattaaatattttgaaatgcgaacgaatgatcacttatgaacatgatgaatttagatgtagtgtaaaggaaaggcaacgaaggcggatgcttagtggaaaagtaaaacgtctaaggtaaagaatgtttcacactgagtaaccatgaagaaagttttcatacaaagtaaatttacaacctatgtttaattccagAAAGATTCGtcaaactttgatttgattattaacggtaacacttgtaataaaaacagtttcttaaatattcgtacagtcttcgatgtttgacattaccttatcctattactgatctatatatagacatcgttgttccctggttaaagaatttcaaaacacttcaaagtttcataaatttataagatatactatactatgtcccgagttttttcttccaccactttttgcttgatatttcaattatagtaaataccttagtgctcaaactacgttcatccacttacatgtatatggaaaatATCCAGATTAtgtgttgaaacgccccctctaccgcttcaggtttcaatacacatcccaatattgaaagtctacggggattttgcattgcatcagccattaataagcccggatgataacgttaaaaaattgcgcgaggtatcccgattACTTTcgaatgaagaaaagatgtaaacatttcccattataaatatccgtaagaaaattgttttcgttcctgtgaaattttatgagtaaaatcttggatatattccctttcatcaacTTCAGTTgtgtttctttcacaggtatgtgtatttttattaaaaatcatcaaaaattgatggaagcaataacttgggacatacTATAGACCGTGATTTGTCACTTTATACGATAACTATTGTTGATAGATAGTTCACTCATCTGCGTCATCTATAATTTACTCCATTAACCAGTTAaccttctctttctctctctctctctctctctctctctaaaattaagTCACGACCAGTATTGTCTCAACTCCGCCTTCTAcaatctgattggacaaaagTCAGTCAAAACACTACGTAACAACTTTTCTGGAGGAAATGCCTATTAAAAGCTTCATCATttcttgtagattttttttcatgaaaatacctacatgtacaaaagagttttgccaatcacaaacagtttaaagtaatgtaaaacacgggcgccattttgaaacaattaaattgtcagagagttccgaatgaaatctgatgaatgtttcacgcggttctcgcacgctttgcccgaaacagtaaacggtttacacgaaacgtttcacaatcacacgaaacgctaaacggtctacacgaaacgtttctcgcacttAAGTCGCACGTTTTTGGTGTattagtacgtttcagggtctgtaaattttgtcatcactcaacaattctaaacttgcacatagatttaaaaaatttagaaatatttttaaataaagaagttatctaagagaaaaggttacgtgttttgtaggcgggttcggtttttaaatcaaagtactgatgtactgacgggagttgatta from Crassostrea angulata isolate pt1a10 chromosome 7, ASM2561291v2, whole genome shotgun sequence includes:
- the LOC128192236 gene encoding vacuolar protein sorting-associated protein 37A-like, with translation MSWLFGNKNKNTSSSQTNLQAHRTKQIDSLKKANLNPIEVIPNTEYRITFASGGINITLVVSLPPLFPQDQPSISVHPPIYHQWVDSQSKITNCPSLSSFSMHSSLAVIVQSIIDEFKSHPPQLQSHNFGVVGRPPFPPATTSMSSFTASGGMPEYYQSPGGHFGTNQTESMQVAENSSEESLSLDKVPDVFAAFPDLKTKSLTELFELQDEEDKILEMIQKLPHVTKFAEEREKISNECIELARANLSYKPVLEQHRQWILEKKNLYQKTEEEFQRNQQRLMSKSEDFHPSVIQNNLKVALMEAEEESENIVEQFLEKKMDVEEFKQRFIQTRSLCHARRAKDEKLTHILVQQGYSN